Proteins encoded by one window of Collimonas fungivorans:
- a CDS encoding PDZ domain-containing protein has protein sequence MPVHVFLYISIAFALGACGSGDSIPSGQTVNSTPDSVAPSTTPPNTTPPGTTSPSTTPPVVTPPVTTPSDPAATPTAIYVSPSGSDAASGDKSAPKATLAAAVSSAIKANLKEVIVEDGTHYLAQPLLLGPSASGIFIHADSGTHPVVSGARPLSGLTWTTYKGNIMQASVSGAAFDQLFVNGAGQVRARYPNYQPGATVVFNGFASQAAIQARAAAWKSPAGGFLHSMMNAAWSDQNQNILGVNANGTLKLSSPIGNNRLSQGTDTSTEYVENIFEELDVPGEWFYNTQTATLYFYPPAGVDLKSAKFEGTALENLINIQGTEANPAQNIHIDGLTFTATSHTFMKTTEPLLRSDWTIYRSGAVLTEGASNIEISNNVFQGLGGNAIFVSGYNRNINIHTNEIYNIGASAIAFVGRPDAVRSSTAANAVPPMNYNTAANYASLDMTKGPKSNNYPSGSFASDNLIHDIGTKEKQVAGVEISMASKITVQHNSIYNTPRAGINIGDGTWGGHLIAYNDVFNTVLETGDHGAFNAWGRDRYWSPDSNAMTAEMLKNPTIWNLDAVDQTVIQNNRFRCDRGWDIDFDDGTSNYLVQNNVLLSGGKTIANDLKGGLKFREGFMRIGSNNIILNNSFYPQVWFAGSGDVFQHNIVMGAHQPAILSNFGKTVNSNLFMTNADLVASQNISPGSWETASAVGNPLFTSAATGDYSVPANSPAVTNIGFVSFATNQFGVQNAALKAKAQTPALPVLDFGGSATPTSDKTTLIGATIESITTVAQQSAAGLPTVQGVLVDAVQAGSPAATSGLLAGDAIIGSVAGGKSTPVNTVKDLINAYNAAGSSGSLTLTIYRNQQPMTLTLAFQIIYNDDWAGIAYTGGWKYSSNRNQASGDYNFDVHYTTTDGDSATITFTGTGIAVLGPTDVNAAVTATALLDGATTSSIAIPAAAKYTAQQPMITLSKLAAGTHTLKITKNSGIYLQIDAVTIDK, from the coding sequence ATGCCAGTACATGTCTTTTTATATATATCCATAGCTTTTGCCTTAGGCGCCTGCGGCAGCGGAGATTCGATCCCGAGCGGACAAACCGTCAACTCCACTCCCGACAGCGTTGCGCCTAGCACTACCCCACCGAACACCACGCCACCTGGCACTACATCGCCTAGTACCACGCCACCTGTGGTCACGCCACCGGTCACCACGCCGTCTGATCCCGCTGCGACGCCCACTGCGATCTACGTGTCGCCGTCTGGAAGCGATGCCGCGAGCGGAGACAAGTCAGCTCCTAAAGCGACATTGGCGGCAGCGGTTTCAAGTGCGATCAAGGCGAATTTAAAAGAAGTGATTGTTGAAGACGGTACGCATTACCTGGCGCAACCGCTGCTGCTGGGGCCGAGCGCCTCAGGCATCTTCATCCATGCTGACAGTGGAACGCATCCTGTCGTTAGCGGCGCCAGGCCGTTGAGTGGCCTGACGTGGACGACCTACAAGGGAAACATCATGCAGGCAAGCGTGAGCGGGGCCGCATTTGATCAGCTCTTTGTCAACGGGGCCGGCCAGGTCCGCGCACGTTATCCGAACTATCAGCCGGGTGCGACTGTAGTATTCAACGGTTTTGCCAGCCAGGCAGCGATACAGGCGCGCGCCGCGGCATGGAAAAGTCCGGCAGGAGGCTTTTTGCATTCGATGATGAACGCGGCCTGGAGCGACCAGAACCAGAATATTCTCGGCGTCAATGCAAACGGTACGCTTAAGCTGAGCAGCCCTATAGGCAACAATCGCTTGTCGCAAGGGACCGATACATCGACGGAGTACGTCGAAAATATTTTTGAAGAACTCGATGTGCCCGGTGAGTGGTTTTACAACACGCAAACCGCTACCCTCTATTTTTATCCGCCAGCAGGGGTGGACCTGAAGTCGGCCAAGTTCGAAGGTACGGCGCTCGAAAACCTGATCAATATTCAGGGTACGGAAGCGAATCCCGCGCAAAATATTCACATCGACGGGCTGACTTTCACCGCCACCAGCCACACCTTCATGAAAACCACGGAACCGTTGCTGAGAAGCGACTGGACCATCTATCGGAGCGGCGCCGTCCTGACGGAAGGCGCTTCCAATATAGAAATTTCAAACAATGTCTTCCAGGGGCTGGGCGGCAACGCCATCTTCGTCAGCGGCTATAACCGCAACATCAATATCCACACCAACGAAATCTACAATATCGGCGCCAGCGCGATTGCGTTTGTCGGCAGGCCAGATGCGGTGCGGTCGTCTACTGCAGCGAATGCGGTGCCGCCGATGAATTACAACACGGCGGCGAATTACGCTTCCCTGGATATGACGAAAGGCCCGAAGAGTAACAATTATCCATCCGGCTCCTTTGCCTCGGACAACCTGATACACGACATCGGCACCAAGGAAAAGCAGGTGGCTGGCGTCGAAATTTCGATGGCCTCCAAGATCACGGTGCAGCACAACAGTATTTACAATACGCCGCGCGCCGGCATCAACATCGGCGACGGCACCTGGGGCGGCCACTTGATCGCCTATAACGATGTATTTAATACGGTGTTGGAAACGGGCGACCATGGCGCGTTCAATGCCTGGGGACGGGATCGGTACTGGAGCCCTGATTCAAATGCAATGACCGCGGAAATGCTGAAGAATCCGACGATCTGGAATCTTGACGCCGTAGACCAGACTGTTATCCAGAACAATCGCTTCCGCTGCGACCGCGGCTGGGATATCGATTTCGATGACGGCACGTCAAATTACCTGGTCCAGAACAATGTGCTTCTCAGCGGCGGCAAAACCATTGCCAACGACCTGAAGGGCGGCTTGAAATTCCGCGAAGGCTTCATGCGCATCGGCAGCAACAATATCATCCTGAACAATTCGTTCTATCCGCAGGTATGGTTTGCCGGCAGCGGCGATGTTTTCCAGCACAACATCGTCATGGGGGCGCATCAGCCGGCAATACTATCCAATTTCGGAAAAACCGTGAACAGCAATCTGTTCATGACCAATGCCGATCTGGTCGCCTCGCAGAATATTTCACCGGGAAGCTGGGAGACGGCGTCTGCGGTTGGCAACCCGTTGTTTACCAGCGCCGCAACCGGGGACTACAGTGTGCCGGCCAATTCTCCCGCTGTGACAAACATAGGATTTGTGAGCTTCGCAACGAATCAGTTCGGCGTCCAGAATGCGGCCCTGAAAGCCAAGGCACAAACGCCAGCGCTGCCTGTACTCGACTTTGGCGGATCCGCCACGCCGACCTCCGATAAAACCACTTTGATCGGCGCCACGATTGAATCCATTACCACGGTCGCGCAGCAGTCGGCCGCGGGCTTGCCGACGGTCCAGGGAGTACTGGTTGACGCGGTACAGGCGGGAAGCCCGGCGGCGACCTCTGGTTTGCTGGCAGGGGACGCGATCATAGGCAGCGTTGCGGGCGGCAAGAGCACGCCTGTCAATACAGTGAAAGATTTGATCAATGCCTATAACGCAGCCGGCAGCAGCGGCAGCCTGACACTGACAATCTATCGCAATCAGCAGCCGATGACGCTGACGCTGGCTTTTCAGATTATCTACAACGACGATTGGGCCGGTATTGCCTATACGGGGGGCTGGAAGTATTCGAGTAACCGCAACCAGGCATCCGGCGACTATAACTTTGATGTCCACTACACCACAACCGACGGCGACTCCGCCACGATCACGTTCACCGGAACGGGAATTGCGGTGCTCGGCCCGACAGACGTCAATGCCGCAGTGACGGCAACTGCGCTGCTGGACGGCGCTACAACTTCTTCCATTGCGATTCCGGCCGCGGCCAAGTATACGGCGCAGCAGCCAATGATCACGCTGTCCAAGCTTGCCGCGGGTACGCATACCTTGAAGATTACAAAAAATAGCGGCATTTACTTGCAAATCGATGCCGTGACTATCGATAAATGA
- a CDS encoding LysR family transcriptional regulator, whose amino-acid sequence MNNLRQLDLNLLVTLDVLLAEHNVTRAAERLNFSQPSISVHLAKLRDIFGDPLLLPGPRGMRPTARADELREPLRQALAALEQAVSPASPFDPAQASQTWRVAATDYGESTIVLPALNGLRSAAPGTRLAVLELVPPRIARQAEQGEIDLAFHTSEGSPPGLRRRMLFTERYVLVGRAGHPRLKKRPTLAQFCKLDHVIVSPDGGGFHGVTDEALAEAGLARRVVLSVPHFLFVRSVLANTDLVAMLPSRLVRDTSELQVVEPPVEVAGYEMAMLWHERCHRDPAHQWLREYIAKSV is encoded by the coding sequence ATGAATAATCTCCGACAACTCGACCTGAACCTGCTGGTGACGCTGGATGTCCTGCTTGCAGAACACAATGTGACCCGCGCGGCAGAGCGCCTGAACTTCTCCCAGCCATCGATCAGCGTTCATCTCGCCAAGCTGCGGGATATCTTCGGCGACCCGCTGCTGTTGCCCGGGCCGCGAGGAATGCGGCCCACCGCGCGGGCCGACGAATTGCGCGAGCCTTTGCGGCAGGCGCTTGCCGCACTCGAGCAGGCGGTGTCGCCCGCCAGCCCGTTCGACCCGGCCCAGGCCAGTCAGACATGGCGCGTTGCTGCGACCGACTATGGCGAATCGACGATAGTACTGCCCGCCTTGAACGGCTTGCGTTCAGCGGCGCCTGGCACCCGGCTGGCGGTCCTTGAACTGGTTCCGCCGCGCATAGCCAGGCAAGCGGAACAGGGGGAGATTGACCTTGCATTCCATACCAGCGAGGGATCGCCGCCAGGATTGCGGCGCCGGATGCTTTTTACCGAGCGTTATGTCCTGGTTGGCCGCGCCGGGCATCCGCGCCTGAAAAAACGTCCAACACTCGCGCAATTCTGCAAGCTCGATCACGTGATCGTGTCGCCGGATGGCGGAGGATTCCATGGCGTCACCGATGAAGCACTGGCGGAGGCAGGTCTGGCGCGCCGGGTGGTGCTTTCCGTTCCGCACTTCCTGTTTGTCAGGTCGGTGCTGGCAAACACTGACCTGGTGGCGATGCTGCCTTCGCGCCTGGTGCGCGACACTAGCGAGCTGCAAGTTGTCGAGCCGCCGGTTGAAGTAGCGGGCTATGAGATGGCCATGCTCTGGCACGAGCGTTGCCATCGCGATCCAGCACATCAATGGCTGCGCGAGTACATCGCAAAATCAGTGTAA
- a CDS encoding NAD(P)H-dependent oxidoreductase, translated as MNILLVYAHPEPKSLNGSLKDFSVKHLEDAGHVVQVSDLYAMKWKASLDADDSTDRPADARFVPSLDSKRAFEHGLQSEDIALEQDKLRWADAVILQFPLWWFSMPAILKGWVERVYAYGFAYGVGEHSDARWGDRYGEGTLAGKRAMLVVTMGGWESHYSARGINGPIDDVLFPIQHGVLYYPGFDVLPPFVIYRTGRTDEARFAKIRDALGQRLDDLWQAAPIPFRPQNAGAYNIPELTLRPEVAPDQAGFAAHIG; from the coding sequence ATGAATATTCTTCTTGTCTATGCCCACCCCGAACCGAAGTCCCTGAACGGTTCGCTTAAGGACTTCTCGGTCAAACACCTTGAGGATGCCGGACACGTCGTCCAGGTTTCGGATTTGTACGCAATGAAATGGAAAGCATCGCTGGACGCCGACGACAGCACGGATCGGCCAGCCGATGCCCGTTTTGTTCCATCGCTTGACTCCAAGCGCGCGTTCGAGCATGGCCTGCAAAGCGAGGACATCGCGCTGGAACAGGACAAGCTGCGCTGGGCGGATGCCGTCATCCTGCAGTTTCCCCTGTGGTGGTTCTCGATGCCGGCGATCCTGAAGGGCTGGGTAGAACGGGTCTATGCTTACGGCTTCGCATACGGCGTAGGAGAGCACTCCGATGCGCGCTGGGGCGACCGCTATGGCGAAGGCACGCTGGCGGGGAAGCGTGCGATGCTGGTCGTCACTATGGGCGGATGGGAGTCGCATTACAGTGCGCGAGGCATCAATGGTCCGATAGACGATGTTTTGTTCCCCATACAGCACGGGGTGCTGTATTACCCCGGCTTCGACGTTTTGCCGCCGTTCGTGATCTATCGCACAGGCCGGACCGACGAAGCAAGATTTGCAAAGATCCGCGATGCGCTCGGGCAGCGTCTTGACGACCTTTGGCAGGCCGCACCGATACCGTTCCGTCCGCAAAATGCCGGTGCCTACAACATCCCTGAACTCACGCTGCGGCCTGAAGTTGCGCCGGACCAGGCGGGGTTCGCTGCACATATCGGATAA
- a CDS encoding 2'-5' RNA ligase family protein, with translation MKRIHHVPGQLYLPGFEAPPQPTDRLFFALIPTPDAAAAIVRQRGLLRDEYGVTGKPIGMTRLHVTLIHLGDYLELPQGVVKAAMTAAESVKAAPFDVVFDQAKSFHGRPRKRPLVLLGDDGVAALEKFQKTLGKALEKAGFGKANPHYTPHVTLLYDNRLVPPGTIEPISWTAREFVLVHSLLGQTRHIQLGRWALSS, from the coding sequence ATGAAACGCATTCATCACGTGCCCGGGCAACTTTATTTGCCTGGCTTCGAAGCACCGCCGCAGCCAACCGACCGCTTGTTCTTTGCGCTCATTCCAACCCCGGATGCTGCTGCTGCCATCGTACGGCAGAGGGGGCTGTTGCGCGACGAGTATGGGGTGACAGGCAAGCCGATCGGGATGACTCGCCTGCATGTCACCTTGATCCACCTGGGCGACTATCTGGAACTGCCGCAAGGCGTCGTCAAAGCGGCAATGACGGCGGCGGAGAGCGTCAAGGCGGCGCCGTTCGATGTCGTTTTCGACCAGGCCAAGAGTTTTCACGGCAGGCCGCGCAAACGCCCTTTGGTCCTGCTGGGCGACGATGGCGTCGCTGCTCTGGAAAAATTCCAGAAGACGCTCGGCAAGGCGCTGGAGAAAGCCGGCTTCGGAAAAGCAAATCCACATTACACGCCTCACGTCACCCTGTTGTACGACAATCGCCTGGTTCCGCCAGGAACGATCGAACCCATCAGCTGGACCGCGCGCGAATTTGTCCTTGTGCATAGCCTGCTTGGCCAGACCCGGCACATACAACTGGGGCGCTGGGCATTATCGTCCTGA
- a CDS encoding porin, translated as MKKHTLQYMQAAAALLVGAACGQAQAQTSVTIYGRVDAGVDYQSSVALKDANGNPTGQTGGKLAASGNQWGTSMIGFKGTENLGSGLSAFFLLESGFDATKGVTNGNALFNRRSYVGLNGSAGSIKFGKNLFIVNDVWYLDPTGQQFMGTASLVKGRNWPGANNVIEYQTPTWSGFNATAQTSLGEQAGSSKNGRSDGISLVYINGGLELRGIYDVIRDTNGRYTDVYTASKDLILGGTYTIDKLKLYAGYENISAPDTAAPTDPDKLSHYWIGANYTLTPALTLIGGAFHAKLNHDAGSASLFMVGANYNLSKRTLLYAAVGTVRNKGNADFGTEFDSPLPGHAQNGGYAGISHTF; from the coding sequence ATGAAAAAACATACATTGCAGTACATGCAGGCGGCCGCGGCTCTGCTGGTTGGCGCAGCCTGCGGCCAGGCACAAGCGCAGACCAGCGTCACTATCTACGGCCGGGTCGATGCCGGCGTCGATTACCAAAGCAGCGTCGCCCTGAAAGACGCCAACGGCAACCCGACCGGGCAGACCGGCGGCAAGCTGGCGGCTTCCGGCAATCAATGGGGCACCAGCATGATCGGTTTCAAGGGCACCGAAAACCTGGGCAGCGGACTGAGCGCGTTCTTCCTGCTGGAATCCGGCTTCGACGCCACCAAAGGGGTCACCAACGGCAACGCCTTGTTCAATCGCCGTTCGTATGTCGGCCTGAATGGCAGCGCCGGTTCGATCAAGTTCGGCAAGAATCTGTTCATCGTCAATGACGTCTGGTATCTCGATCCGACCGGTCAGCAATTCATGGGCACCGCCAGCCTGGTCAAGGGCCGCAACTGGCCGGGCGCCAACAACGTCATCGAATACCAGACGCCAACCTGGAGCGGATTCAACGCCACCGCCCAGACCAGCCTGGGCGAACAGGCCGGATCCAGCAAGAATGGCCGCAGCGACGGTATCTCCCTTGTGTACATCAACGGCGGTCTTGAGTTGCGCGGCATTTATGACGTGATCCGCGATACCAACGGCCGCTATACCGATGTTTATACGGCGTCCAAGGATCTGATCCTGGGCGGCACCTACACGATAGACAAGCTGAAACTGTATGCCGGCTACGAAAACATCTCAGCCCCCGATACTGCAGCGCCTACCGATCCGGACAAGCTGAGCCATTACTGGATCGGCGCCAACTATACGTTGACGCCGGCCCTGACCCTGATCGGCGGCGCCTTCCACGCCAAGCTCAATCATGACGCCGGCAGCGCCAGCCTGTTCATGGTCGGCGCCAACTACAACTTGTCGAAACGGACTTTGCTGTATGCGGCTGTCGGCACGGTGCGCAACAAGGGCAATGCCGATTTCGGCACCGAGTTCGACAGTCCTTTGCCGGGACATGCGCAAAACGGCGGTTACGCGGGCATCAGCCATACCTTCTAA
- a CDS encoding DUF72 domain-containing protein: MGKIYIGISGWRYAPWRGVFYPDGLKQADELAFASRALPSIELNGSFYALQRPESYSAWYQATPPGFVFSHKGNRFITHIQRLRDIEGPLANVFASGVLNLREKLGPFLWQFPPSFRYDAGLVEHFLSLLPSDTEQALALARHREPRMHGHSALAIDKKRKLRHAMEIRHDSFVDASFIALLRKYHVALVVADAAGKWPYQEDVTADFMYLRLHGEKELYSGGYTEEAIDRWAERIRTWSKGAQPRESKLTSGTAPSQRASRDIYCYFDNDVKVKAPFDAHRLIDKLGLELDLAPLGAQTGS; encoded by the coding sequence ATGGGAAAAATCTACATCGGCATCTCCGGCTGGCGTTATGCGCCGTGGCGCGGCGTATTTTATCCGGATGGCCTGAAGCAGGCCGACGAGCTGGCGTTCGCTTCGCGCGCCTTGCCGTCGATTGAACTCAACGGTTCGTTTTACGCGCTGCAACGGCCGGAAAGCTACAGCGCCTGGTACCAGGCGACGCCGCCGGGATTTGTCTTCAGCCACAAAGGCAACCGTTTCATCACCCACATCCAGCGCTTGCGCGACATTGAAGGGCCGCTGGCGAACGTGTTCGCCTCCGGCGTCCTTAACCTGCGCGAAAAGCTGGGGCCGTTCCTGTGGCAGTTCCCACCCAGCTTTCGTTATGATGCCGGACTGGTCGAACATTTCCTCAGCCTGCTGCCGTCCGATACGGAACAGGCGCTTGCTCTGGCGCGTCATCGCGAGCCGCGCATGCACGGCCACAGTGCCCTGGCCATCGACAAGAAACGCAAATTGCGCCATGCGATGGAAATCCGCCATGACAGCTTCGTCGACGCATCCTTCATCGCGCTGCTGCGCAAATACCATGTGGCGCTGGTGGTGGCGGACGCGGCCGGGAAATGGCCTTACCAGGAAGACGTAACCGCGGATTTCATGTACCTGCGCCTGCATGGTGAGAAAGAATTGTATTCGGGCGGTTATACCGAAGAGGCGATTGACCGCTGGGCGGAACGCATCCGCACCTGGAGCAAAGGCGCGCAACCGAGAGAAAGCAAATTGACTTCCGGTACCGCGCCCTCGCAGCGTGCCAGCCGCGACATCTACTGCTACTTCGATAACGACGTCAAAGTGAAAGCGCCGTTCGACGCGCACCGCCTGATCGACAAGCTGGGACTGGAGCTGGACCTGGCGCCGCTCGGCGCTCAGACCGGCTCGTAG
- the queE gene encoding 7-carboxy-7-deazaguanine synthase, with protein sequence MTYSIKEIFYTLQGEGTHAGRPAVFCRFSGCNLWTGREEDRSSAVCQFCDTDFVGTDGEGGGKFKDSAALADTINALWPETYAASKFVVFTGGEPLLQLDAALIDSMHAAGFEIAIETNGTLLPPPGIDWICVSPKMGSVLKLRKGNELKVVIPQLGQSLAAYESLDFEHFYVQAMDGPQLAHNLELAIETCKRNPKWKLSLQTHKLLQIP encoded by the coding sequence GTGACCTACAGCATCAAGGAAATTTTCTACACATTGCAAGGCGAGGGCACCCATGCCGGCCGCCCTGCAGTGTTTTGCCGCTTCAGCGGCTGCAACTTGTGGACCGGCCGCGAAGAGGACCGCAGCAGCGCGGTCTGCCAGTTCTGCGATACCGATTTTGTCGGCACCGACGGCGAAGGCGGCGGCAAGTTCAAGGACAGCGCGGCGCTGGCCGATACTATCAATGCGCTCTGGCCGGAGACCTACGCCGCCAGCAAGTTCGTGGTGTTCACCGGCGGCGAACCCTTGCTGCAGCTGGATGCGGCGCTGATAGACAGCATGCATGCGGCCGGTTTCGAGATCGCCATCGAAACCAACGGCACGTTGCTGCCGCCGCCAGGCATAGACTGGATCTGCGTCAGCCCGAAGATGGGTTCGGTGCTGAAGCTGCGCAAGGGCAATGAGCTGAAAGTGGTGATCCCTCAGCTCGGCCAGTCGCTGGCGGCATACGAATCGCTTGATTTCGAACATTTCTATGTGCAGGCCATGGATGGCCCGCAACTGGCGCACAATCTGGAACTGGCGATTGAGACCTGCAAGCGCAACCCGAAATGGAAGCTGAGCCTGCAAACCCACAAGCTGCTGCAGATTCCCTGA
- a CDS encoding PaaI family thioesterase: protein MSDTQERIAASFKAQGLMATLGAQLVSVADGEVQIELPFSTQLSQQRGYVHAGAITSIVDSACGYAALTKAPSGCDVVTAEFKINFVRPAIGERFLATGKVQASGKLLAVCTGEVRALSGTEWKVVAIMQATIVNISA, encoded by the coding sequence ATGAGTGACACGCAAGAACGAATCGCAGCCAGTTTCAAAGCGCAAGGCCTGATGGCGACCCTTGGCGCGCAGCTTGTCTCGGTCGCAGACGGCGAGGTGCAGATAGAATTGCCGTTTTCCACGCAACTGTCCCAACAGCGCGGTTATGTTCATGCAGGCGCAATAACAAGCATTGTCGACAGCGCTTGCGGCTATGCGGCGTTGACCAAGGCGCCGTCCGGTTGCGATGTCGTTACCGCCGAGTTCAAGATCAATTTCGTTCGGCCTGCGATTGGCGAACGGTTTTTGGCGACCGGGAAGGTGCAGGCATCGGGCAAGCTGCTTGCGGTCTGCACAGGAGAAGTCCGGGCCTTGTCGGGAACCGAGTGGAAAGTGGTTGCCATCATGCAGGCAACCATCGTCAACATCAGTGCCTGA
- a CDS encoding phospholipase A yields the protein MSPVLLHAAELEQQLARCSVLGDASARLGCFDALAKATADAPVPAAAVDSQATPASPPAVATVKKASEPSDSPISHTVQSWELDPSSKRGVFALKSYLNNYVLLANYSTSTNDAPFASDANGLKPQHTELTYQLSFKMKMAENIAGSPVDLWLAYTQQSFWQAYNRADSSPFRETNYQPELIATLPLSAKIGDFNFRYLNFGLVHQSNGQSSTLSRSWNRFYTELGAEYGNLALSARIWKRLDNAKANNDNIDIVDYMGHGDVRAAYRQDGYEYSLTARRNFQTGHGALEAGWAFPVTTNLKGYLHLFSGYGESLIDYNYSQKSIGAGFLVDF from the coding sequence ATGTCGCCGGTGCTGCTGCATGCGGCTGAACTGGAACAGCAACTCGCGCGTTGCTCCGTATTAGGCGACGCCAGCGCGCGGCTGGGCTGCTTCGATGCGCTGGCCAAGGCTACAGCGGATGCGCCGGTTCCCGCTGCTGCCGTTGATTCCCAGGCCACACCTGCATCGCCGCCGGCCGTGGCCACGGTCAAGAAGGCAAGCGAGCCCAGCGATTCGCCGATTTCGCATACGGTGCAGAGCTGGGAACTCGATCCCAGTTCCAAGCGCGGCGTGTTCGCCCTCAAGTCCTACCTGAACAATTATGTATTGCTGGCCAATTACAGCACCTCCACCAACGACGCGCCATTCGCCAGCGACGCCAACGGCCTCAAACCGCAGCACACTGAATTGACCTACCAGCTCAGCTTCAAGATGAAGATGGCGGAAAACATCGCCGGCAGTCCGGTCGACCTGTGGCTGGCTTATACCCAGCAAAGTTTTTGGCAAGCTTACAACCGGGCCGATTCCAGCCCGTTCCGGGAGACCAATTACCAGCCTGAACTGATTGCAACGCTGCCATTGAGCGCCAAGATCGGCGATTTCAACTTCCGCTATCTGAATTTCGGGCTGGTGCATCAGTCCAACGGACAGTCCTCTACCTTGTCTCGCAGCTGGAACCGTTTTTATACTGAACTGGGTGCCGAATACGGCAACCTGGCGCTGTCGGCGCGGATCTGGAAGCGCCTCGACAATGCAAAAGCCAACAACGACAACATCGATATCGTCGACTACATGGGCCACGGCGACGTGCGCGCTGCCTACCGCCAGGACGGTTACGAGTATTCGCTGACCGCGCGCCGCAATTTCCAGACTGGGCACGGCGCGCTCGAGGCCGGCTGGGCGTTTCCGGTCACGACCAACCTGAAAGGTTACCTGCATCTGTTTTCGGGTTATGGCGAAAGCCTGATCGACTACAACTATTCGCAAAAATCGATCGGCGCGGGATTTTTGGTCGATTTCTAA
- a CDS encoding serine hydrolase domain-containing protein: MPQSTIDGFAHDQFSAAKEAFEANFASGEELGASFCATVEGETVIDLWGGFADEEKSRPWSRDTIVNVYSTTKTMTALTALLLADRGELDFAAPVARYWPEFAANGKDRITVAQLMSHSSGLSGWRPAVSGADFYDWDKVTSMLAAQAPLWEPGTASGYHVYTFGFLIGEVVRRITGKSLGTVFREEIAEPLGADFWIGLPPSEDHRVADLVGFELPPSTADLQLTEVQKITFIDTQTDVPSTRTRAWRGAEIPAANGHGNARSIAEIHALLANGGIAKGKRIMSEAGCRKALEQQIEGADLAMRGMQVRFGLGFGLPSPILKLVPPHPNSLFWSGGGGSFILIDVDARTTFSYAMNKMQRAMVGDERSFRIIRAMWQGLDAGRT, from the coding sequence ATGCCGCAGAGCACGATAGACGGATTCGCCCACGATCAATTTTCGGCGGCGAAAGAAGCGTTCGAAGCCAACTTCGCCAGCGGAGAGGAACTGGGCGCCTCGTTCTGTGCGACAGTGGAGGGCGAGACGGTGATCGATCTCTGGGGCGGCTTCGCGGACGAGGAGAAGAGCCGTCCCTGGAGCCGCGACACCATCGTCAACGTCTACTCCACCACCAAGACCATGACGGCGCTGACTGCGCTGCTGCTGGCTGACAGGGGCGAGCTCGACTTCGCGGCGCCGGTCGCCAGGTACTGGCCCGAGTTCGCCGCCAACGGCAAGGATCGCATCACCGTGGCGCAGCTGATGAGCCATTCTTCTGGCCTTTCCGGCTGGCGTCCGGCTGTCAGCGGCGCGGATTTCTACGATTGGGACAAGGTGACTTCGATGCTTGCCGCCCAGGCGCCGCTATGGGAGCCGGGAACGGCCTCCGGTTACCATGTCTATACCTTCGGCTTCCTGATCGGCGAGGTAGTGCGCCGCATTACCGGCAAGAGCCTCGGCACGGTATTCCGCGAAGAGATCGCGGAGCCGCTGGGCGCGGACTTCTGGATCGGCCTGCCGCCATCGGAAGATCATCGCGTAGCCGACCTGGTGGGGTTTGAACTGCCGCCCAGCACGGCTGATTTGCAGCTCACCGAAGTCCAGAAAATTACCTTTATCGATACCCAGACCGATGTGCCGTCCACCCGCACCCGCGCCTGGCGCGGCGCCGAGATCCCGGCCGCCAACGGCCACGGCAACGCCCGTTCCATTGCCGAGATCCACGCTCTGCTGGCCAACGGCGGCATCGCCAAGGGCAAGCGAATCATGTCCGAGGCCGGTTGCCGCAAGGCGCTGGAGCAGCAGATTGAAGGGGCCGACCTGGCCATGCGCGGCATGCAAGTCCGCTTCGGCCTGGGTTTTGGCCTGCCGAGCCCGATCCTGAAACTCGTGCCACCACACCCCAACTCTCTTTTCTGGTCTGGCGGCGGAGGCTCCTTCATCCTCATCGACGTCGATGCGCGCACTACCTTTTCCTACGCCATGAACAAGATGCAGCGCGCCATGGTCGGCGACGAACGTTCCTTTCGCATCATCCGCGCCATGTGGCAGGGACTGGATGCAGGGCGAACTTGA